In Anopheles merus strain MAF unplaced genomic scaffold, AmerM5.1 LNR4000118, whole genome shotgun sequence, the genomic window CGCGTTAAATCGAGTTAAACAGATTTGAAAAGTTTAAGAATTGGTTTGATCTGATACCGGTaggaacattttcatatcacctgcataaaacaattgttCGCAATCCGGCATAACGTGAATAACATCATTTATGtaaatgttaaaaagaaaagggccGAGAATGCTGCATTGTGGAACCCCGGACGGGTTGGTGAATGGTGCAGATAGAGAGGAGGAAATATTCACTGTAATATGCTCATCACTTAAATAATAGGAGAGCAAATGAACTAGCGCGCTATTTACTCCGTAGcttgatagttttgaaattagCATTGAGTGATTTACGGATTCAAAGGCAGCATTGACGCTGTTAGCTGTTGCTGTATAATAAATTCACAAACCTCATGTgaacagtgttgttttttcacccgtttttcttcttttgatgAATTATCCCAGGTATCAATGAACGATGCGCATGTGTAAGTCAGATTTGAGCtgatgcaaaaaaacggtatcTTCCACGCGGCGATTATTGCTTCAAGAGGATGAGAAATTTAccctgaaaaagaaaatatatttattagaaaatatcaaattaatcaatatataaataaataaataaaaattatttcttttaacaaacgcttcaatcgtCGTTTTTATGTACGATTCAAACACATACGTATAGGTTTAAAAAGCACATTTACAAAACGCCATTTCATATAAATGCACTGCATATACAGCAGTGTGAGTGCTTGTTATGCGAGTAATATGTTATACGCACGCCATTCGAAGCcatcatagattttttttcacaaataaGAATTGTCGCATGTTGCGAAAGACACAGCTCTTGAGTAATGTattgtggtcctgaaaaggaccgtttgATTTGAGACTCCATTTGGAGGTTTGTTAGAGCACGTTGAATTTAACCTCCGAAACCGTACAGAGTACGGCCCTGACGCTTCAGAGCATACACCACATCCATAGCGGTGACGGTCTTACGCTTGGCGTGTTCAGTGTAAGTGACCGCATCACGGATCACATTCTCCAGAAACACTTTCAGCACGCCACGGGTTTCCTCGTAGATGAGGCCGGAGATACGTTTCACTCCTCCACGCCGAGCCAAACGGCGGATGGCGGGCTTGGTAATGCCCTGGATGTTATCCCGCAGCACTTTTCGGTGACGCTTGGCTCCTCCTTTACCCAGgccttttcctccctttcctcttCCAGTCATGATGAGCACAGGATGGTACGTGCACGATGTTCACACTTTAAATTGACGATCACGAATGAGCGTTTTCGAGCTCAACGTCCCtatttatactttttcatTCACGCATTCCCTCTTGCTCTTAAGATGAGAGAAAATGAGGGTTTACAAGCGCATAAATAGAGCTGGTGTTGGAACAGTTTCATCATTCAACGTTCAACTTTTCTCAAAAGAACACGTTCACTCAAGGCTCAACAAAACCTACGCTCCTGAAGTGAAATGGCTCGTACCAAGCAAACCGCTCGTAAATCGACTGGAGGTAAGGCTCCTCGCAAGCAGCTGGCCACCAAGGCTGCTCGTAAAAGTGCCCCGGCCACCGGAGGAGTGAAGAAGCCGCATCGTTACCGTCCGGGAACGGTGGCCCTCCGAGAAATCCGTCGCTACCAGAAGTCGACCGAGCTGCTCATCCGCAAGCTGCCCTTCCAGCGCTTGGTGCGTGAGATCGCCCAGGACTTCAAGACTGATCTCCGCTTCCAGAGCTCAGCCGTGATGGCGCTGCAGGAAGCCAGCGAGGCGTACCTGGTTGGTCTGTTCGAAGACACGAATCTGTGCGCCATCCACGCCAAGCGCGTCACCATCATGCCCAAGGACATCCAGCTGGCCCGTCGCATCCGCGGAGAGCGTGCCTAAATCGTCCATGCATCCGGAAGCGGTCCCTGTCTAAACGGGGCATTTCCTTCTCaaaacggtccttttcaggaccaccaaTACTGTtgaacatatcaagaattttctttcgattacTATTATGAAATGGTACATGTGAAGGCAAGCTAACACgtatgtcgttttgttttgacgaaatAATGATGAAAAGGGGGAATATTCGTTTCAAACAATCATCGTTATGGGAGGtaatttaactttttcttGTCAAAGTTTCGCTTTTTAATAAGGCAGCTGAGGATTTTGACTATATTAACCAATACTATATTACCATCTATATTACCTATGACTATATTATCAATATCGCAGCTTACAACAAACCGCGAAAGAATTGTATGGCTATATATTTTCCAACAAATGTTCGACACAACCAGCTTAACTGTGACTCATAGGCACGAAAATGCAAACGCTTGCGAAAACGATCCTTCAATACTTATAAAGCAacattaaaatcgaacaaatctattaCAACATTTAACTCACGACACATAAGCTGCAATTGGTTGCTTTTTCGATAGATTATTCTAGTTCGCGCGAGAAATatagtttaaatttaaattaaaaaaatgattttcataCAACGAGCGAAACGACTTCTACTCATAAATTATGATACACGAAACTCCATTTACAATTCCACTTCGGAAAACGCTTCCAACCATTGCGGATGAAATGAAGGATAATTCTTTGCTTGAATGCGGtttgtggtcctgaaaaggaccgatTTGAGAGTTGTTCATGAAAAGAAGCCAATCATTTCAGTGGCTTACTTCGAGCTGGTGTATTTTGTGACAGCCTTCGTTCCTTCGGAGACGGCGTGCTTGGCAAGCTcaccaggcagcagcagacgaacAGCGGTTTGGATTTCGCGGGACGTGATCGTCGAACGCTTGTTGTAGTGCGCCAAGCGGGATGCTTCGGCAGCAATGCGTTCGAAGATATCGTTGACGAAACTGTTCATGATGCTCATGGCCTTCGAAGAGATGCCAGTATCCGGGTGGACTTGCTTCAACACTTTGTAGATGTAAATAGCGTAGCTTTCCTTGCGGGTCttgcgcttctttttcttgtcggacttggaaatatttttctgggCTTTGCCAGACTTCTTCGCAGCTTTTCCACTGGTTTTGGGTGCCATTTCGACGGAAAAATTCACTCAACACTGGGACACGATGTGTTCGATTCAACGGGTGATTCCGTTCTAGAAACATTCCATGCTCTCCGATCGCTTATAACGGGCCGTGAGAGAGGATACGTATCGTGCAGCTCGAAAAATTCCAAACGAGTATCGCGCAGCTCGAATAAGCTGCTATATAAGCATCGGTCGAGTCAAAATTGCTCCATTATAAAAATACCCTTCTCAAAGAGAACATCGTGTTGTTCGTGATCCGTTACAAACGTTCCCCAATAAAATCTAACCATGTCTGGCcgtggaaagggaggaaaggtaAAGGGAAAGGCAAAGTCCCGTTCCAACCGTGCCGGTCTTCAGTTCCCCGTTGGCCGTATTCATCGTCTCCTGCGCAAGGGTAACTATGCCGAGCGCGTCGGTGCCGGAGCACCCGTGTATCTGGCAGCCGTCATGGAATACTTGGCCGCTGAAGTGCTTGAGTTGgccggaaacgctgcccgTGACAACAAGAAGACGCGCATCATCCCGCGTCATCTGCAGCTGGCCATCCGCAACGACGAGGAGTTGAACAAGCTGCTGTCCGGAGTAACCATCGCTCAGGGTGGTGTGCTGCCCAACATTcaggccgtgctgctgcccaagAAAACCGAAAAGAAGGCTTAAACTGTATGACAAAGCTTCCTTCCtctcaaacccaaaaccgtCCTTTTCAGGGCGACAAATAACTTTGCCAAAGACATTTTATTCGATTCATGGTGCTATGGGACTACCAGAAGTAAGAACATTTTCTAATATAGAACCGTGCTTGAAAGTGTgtacaaaatgtaaatgaaaaaatgtgcCTTCCTTTGGCACATAAAGTATCATTAACTGTTTTCAATTCTCTAACCCTGCGAATTATGTAAAATGCAGCATATCAGAAACGATGTGTTAAATTTTCCAGGTAGCTTGGTAAAGCGGGTTGGTTTAACCATAGCAAATGCAAGCAGTGATACCTGTGTGTTGACCTTTTTTCTGGAAACGCTAAAGGACACGTTTACCTGATTCATCGTTAACCacgggaaaatgttaaaagtgttggtcgaaaaatgttgtgtgttCAGGTAAGGCTAGGTTCTCTCAAAAGTTTGACTTGGCAAATTTATTGGGAAACGTTGgaaatggctttaaaaaagTTGGACCAAAGATTAGGAacattcatataaataaacatcctCAATAATGTTTCCCTTCACCCTTCATTTAAATAACCATGTGAATATTTCTGGCATTTTAtagtatatttttaaacaatattttcatttgcaatgtaggaatgccaataaaatacaataaattgaaatgtccCTAACGCATGTTCAACTCCACATTCAATAACGCCATCTAGTGGTGATCAAAGTCCCTGCAACCAGTCGTAACGCCATCTTAATaattggtaaaagtaaggctcagcccttgACGTTACAAAGGAGAAACGTTACTTGTCTTTTAAAATTCCCAAGCTGCATTTCATAGAGGGTTGGTCATCCACGCAACCGATCGCTGTGCATAAgttaaataagaaatattttacatttcgaataaaataacaataatttgcTTTGGGATAGATCGATATCAGTGAGATTAAATAGTTTGattaaaagttaaaaaaatataagtgTTTTCATTCATGCACTACAATTCAAGCAAAAAAGTCTTAAAACCCTCTAAGCTTATAATTGGAGTAACGTTgccaaagtaaaaaataaaaactatataAAGTATATccaaagaaattaaatatgtGCAATTAATTTATAGCCTATTAAGAACGTTCATGGTGATTTTGAATGATGGTTGCTTTGGATGCGAGGGCTCTTTTGAAATGGCGCTTATCGAGCTTAAAAAATCCGatcataattttcaaaattctaGTTTTACCAAAAGATTGGCAAATAAAAACTTAGTTTTTTGTGACAACATATCTAAGTTTATTGATTGTTATAAAAGTATTTCTTGAAGTTGTTATAACTCgcattgatgcaaaaaatattaagataataatagtgttataacttttcattatcataaattatcaatgagtcatatctttaaaaaagttttttatttttgttcaaaataggtcttttctcattattgcatacaaataatcaatattaagaCATGATTAATAATCTATCAATTTGCTTATCTACGATGGTAAAACCAGGCGTTAagaaaatgctgcttgggtttgcgctaaacaggcgttacgtgTAACGCttgcgtaacgtagagggcgggTGTTCATGATATCCCAGGGTGTTTGTCCTGGATAATAActgggaaacatttgtatgataaCGAAAGCTGGGGAACAATCACCAATTGTAAAAATTGAAACGGAAACATCGCTCGCGGAGCATCGCTACgttattataaaaaatgaagtCAGTATCCCAAGAAAATATATGGAATTCAGCTAACATCCTagatgttggaggttgagttaaTTTCTACATCTTTATACCATCCTGCTAGCAAATCTTGCATAAAGTATTTGGCGGGAAGCTCTTGCTTGACACTTGTTAACGCTCTCTGGAGAATAtggaaaatttgcaaatttgtGCTCTTATAGAATACTCGAGTGGCGAGATTTATCTTTTCTAGGGCGCAATCCTTCATAATGCTTCGTAAACTaacatataatttaaaaatttcatttaaattcaTAAACTTCACACCATTATTGCGTTGAATAGCAGCCACTTTAGGCATTTTCGGCAatgaatattgttttacttatgCAATTTCAATTGGCAAAACTATTGTATTAATCACAAACCAATTGCAAACCTTGTACATTTGCTAAAAATCAAGATTCTCATTATTTTACTCGAAACATTATTAAATATCATTAATCTGCATGGAAATTTTGATTCGTTTCCTGGACAGTTTCGAGCTCATGTTTCAAATTGCAAACGATTTGATACATATTCCGAACAGGCTTAAGATTCcttcaaaaatcttcaaattaacacacaatacatattttaagtTTTTCAAAGTCTGATGATGGAAACTGTTTTAAGGTTTTGAGTTGAAgcattgttttgtgtgtgtgcgcggaaaTGGTGTTATTGTGaccaaaaataaagaaaagaaatagaatatATAGAAAAGCAAATATTATTGTTGAAAAGAAGCTTattgtttttcattatttttatctattccGAAAGTTTTCAAGCTAACATAAGCTCACATAacattctctttttttgttaaatgcaATAGAACAGTGGtaacaaaaacgcatcgaaaGGCATAATTAGTTTGACTGTCAATTAACAACATTaataaacaacataacatTAACTGTGGATGCGTCTCACTTAGCAATGTAAAAAAGtcagttaatttttataaaagatCGTTAAATCCAACATTAGTCCATCTTAATTATATGTTGAATAAAATTCTGGTTCTTAACATTCTTATTAGACCTGAAagttctatttattaaaaatgacggGCCTTCGAAAGATCCGCTAACAAGTTTGTATATAAATAAGCACTTCGTTCTTCTATGTTGCCGAGGTTCTATTCCAAATAACACGCACCTTGTACGGTAAGAGGGACAAACAGAATTACGAGACGTCGGGAgacgataaaacaatgaacgagtaagcttgcgttgaaccgattctagcctatattttaaatgtagCTGTGTCGGTGTCCAAATAATACTAGCAAATTCTAAAGTAGGACGGACAATTGCACAATACACAGCTTTTTTACTGAATGGATCTTTGAAGTCTTTCTCAACACGCAAAATGAATCCTAACAAACGGAAATCTTTTGAAAGTATTGCTTCATAGTGGTTCTATAACGTTAGTCTGCTACCTAAATGAGCGCCTAAATCAtgaatcacatttttacgcggctttgatctatcatcaattttatattcGCAAATAATGGGAAATCATTTCCTAGTGTAGGATGTAACAGAACATTTTGATATGTTGAGACGCATACAATTAGAATGACACAACGCGTTAAATCGAATTAAACAGATTTGAAGAGTTaaagaattggtttgatctgataccggtaggaacattttcatatcacctgcataaaacaattgttCGCAATCCGGCATAACGTGAATAACTTCATTTATGtaaatgttaaaaagaaaagggccGAGAATGCTGCATTGTGGAACCCCGGACGGGTTGGTGAATGGTGCAGTTAGAGAGGAGGAAATATTCACTGTAATATGCTTATCACTTAAATTATAGGAGAGCAAATGAACGAGCGTGCTATTAACTCCGTAGcttgatagttttgaaattagCATTGAGTGATTTACGGATTCAAAGGCAGCATTGACGCTGTTAGCTGTTGCtttataataaattcacaAACCTCATGTGaagagtgttgtttttttcacccgtttttcttcttttgatgAGTCATCGCAAGTATCAATGAACGATGCGCATGTGTAAGTCAGATTTGAGCtgatgcaaaaaaacggtatcTTCCACGCGGCGATTATTGCTTCAAGAGGATGAGAGTTTTGccctgaaaaagaaaatatttttattagaaaatataaaattaatcactatataaataaataaaaaaaaaattatttcttttaacaaacgcttcaatcgtCGTTTTTATGTACGATTCAAACGCATACGTATAAGttaaaaaagcacatttacAAAACGCCATTTCATATAAATGCACTGCATATACAGCAGTGTGAGTGCTTGTTATGCGAGTAATATGTTATACGCACGCCATTCGAAGCcatcatagattttttttcacaaataaGAATTGTCGCATGTTGCGAAAGACACAGCTCTTGAGTAATGTattgtggtcctgaaaaggaccgtttgATTTGAGACTCCATTTGGAGGTTTGTTAGAGCACGTTGAATTTAACCTCCAAAACCGTACAGAGTACGGCCCTGACGCTTCAGAGCATACACCACATCCATAGCGGTGACGGTCTTGCGCTTGGCGTGTTCAGTGTAAGTGACCGCATCACGGATCACATTCTCCAGAAACACTTTCAGCACGCCACGGGTTTCCTCGTAGATGAGGCCGGAGATACGTTTCACTCCTCCACGCCGAGCCAAACGGCGGATGGCGGGCTTGGTAATACCCTGGATGTTATCTCGCAGCACTTTTCGGTGACGCTTGGCTCCTCCTTTACCCAGgccttttcctccctttcctcttCCAGTCATGATGAGCACAGGATGGTACGTTCACGATGTTCACACTTTAAATTGACGATCACGAATGAACGTTTTCGAGCTCAACGTCCCtatttatactttttcatTCACGCATTCCCTCTTGCTCTTAAGATGAGAGAAAATGAGGGTTTACAAGCGCATAAATAGAGCTGGTGTTGGAACAGTTTCATCATTCAACGTTCAACTTTTCTCAAAAGAACACGTTCACTCAAGGCTCAACAAAACCTACGCTCCTGAAGTGAAATGGCTCGTACCAAGCAAACCGCTCGTAAATCGACTGGAGGTAAGGCTCCTCGCAAGCAGCTGGCCACCAAGGCTGCTCGTAAAAGTGCCCCGGCCACCGGAGGAGTGAAGAAGCCGCATCGTTACCGTCCGGGAACGGTGGCCCTCCGAGAAATCCGTCGCTACCAGAAGTCGACCGAGCTGCTCATCCGCAAGCTGCCCTTCCAGCGCTTGGTGCGTGAGATCGCCCAGGACTTCAAGACTGATCTCCGCTTCCAGAGCTCAGCCGTGATGGCGCTGCAGGAAGCCAGCGAGGCGTACCTGGTTGGTCTGTTCGAAGACACGAATCTGTGCGCCATCCACGCCAAGCGCGTCACCATCATGCCCAAGGACATCCAGCTGGCCCGTCGCATCCGCGGAGAGCGTGCCTAAATCGTCCATGCATCCGGAAGCGGTCCCTGTCTAAACGGGGCATTTCCTTCTCaaaacggtccttttcaggaccaccaaTACTGTtgaacatatcaagaattaccTTTCGATTACTATTATGAAATGGTACATGTGAAGGCAAGCTAACGCGTATGTCGTTTAGTTATAACGAGATAATGATGAAAAGGGGGAATATTCGTTTCAAACAATCATCGTTATGGGAGGTAGTTTAACTTTTTGTTGACAAAGTTTCGCTTTTTAATAAGGCAGCTAAGGATTTTGACAATATTAACCAATACTATATTACCATCTATATTACCTATGACTATATTACCAACATCGCAGCTTACAACAAACCACGAAAGAATAGTATGGCTttatattttacaacaaatttTCGACACAACCAGCTTAACTGTGACTCATAGGCACGAAAATGAAAACGCGTACGAAAGCGATCCTTCAATACTTATAAAGCAACATTAAAATCGAAAAAATCTATTACAACATTTAACTCACGACACATAAGCTGCAATTGGTTGCTTTGTCGATAAATTATCCTCGTATGCGcgaggaaaatttaaattaaaaaatgattCTCATACCACGAGCGAAACGACTTCTATTCATAATTCATGATACACGAAACTCCATGTACAATTTCACCTCGCAAAACGCTTCCAACCAGTGCGgactttttttaatgttttttgtaaaCGTGTTAAGGTTCTATTTAACATTAATATTTACAATGAACAACGCAGAACTTTAATGTCAATCACAGCATCATTGTTTCCAATGATGTGGAAGACATAGTTCGCAAACAAACTACATTACaggcaaacgcaacaaactGAACAATAACGTTGACGAAGACGGACACCCTGAAATTACAGCGCTAATTCGCTGGTGCAGATGAAACGAAGGATAATTCTTTGTTTGAATGCGAtttgtggtcctgaaaaggaccgatTTGAGAGAACGAAGCCAATCATTTCAGTGGCTTACTTCGAGCTGGTGTACTTTGTGACTGCCTTCGTTCCTTCGGAGACGGCGTGCTTGGCAAGCTcaccaggcagcagcagacgaacAGCGGTTTGGATTTCGCGGGACGTGATCGTCGAACGCTTGTTGTAGTGCGCCAAGCGGGATGCCTCGGCAGCAATGCGTTCGAAGATATCGTTGACGAAACTGTTCATGATGCTCATGGCCTTCGAAGAGATGCCAGTATCCGGGTGGACTTGCTTCAACACTTTGTAGATGTAAATAGCGTAGCTTTCCTTGCGGGTCttgcgcttctttttcttgtcggacttggaaatatttttctgggCTTTGCCAGACTTCTTCGCAGCTTTTCCACTGGTTTTGGGTGCCATTTCGACGGAAAAATTCACTCAACACTGGGACACGATGTGTTCGATTCAACGGGTGATTGCGTTCTAGACAAATTCCAAGCTCTCCGATCGCTTATAACGGGCCGTGAGAGAGGATACGTATCGTGCAGCTCGAAAAATTCCAAACGAGTATCGCGCAGCTCGAATATGCTGCTATATAAGCATCGGTCGAGTCAAAATTGCTCCATTTAAAAAAGACCCTTCTCAAAGAGAACATCGTGTTGCTCGTGATCCGTTACAAACGTTCCCCAATAAAATCGAACCATGTCTGGCcgtggaaagggaggaaaggtaAAGGGAAAGGCAAAGTCCCGTTCCAACCGTGCCGGTCTTCAGTTCCCCGTTGGCCGTATTCATCGTCTCCTGCGCAAGGGTAACTATGCCGAGCGCGTCGGTGCCGGAG contains:
- the LOC121601568 gene encoding histone H2B produces the protein MAPKTSGKAAKKSGKAQKNISKSDKKKKRKTRKESYAIYIYKVLKQVHPDTGISSKAMSIMNSFVNDIFERIAAEASRLAHYNKRSTITSREIQTAVRLLLPGELAKHAVSEGTKAVTKYTSSK
- the LOC121601572 gene encoding histone H4; this translates as MTGRGKGGKGLGKGGAKRHRKVLRDNIQGITKPAIRRLARRGGVKRISGLIYEETRGVLKVFLENVIRDAVTYTEHAKRKTVTAMDVVYALKRQGRTLYGFGG
- the LOC121601567 gene encoding histone H2A; its protein translation is MSGRGKGGKVKGKAKSRSNRAGLQFPVGRIHRLLRKGNYAERVGAGAPVYLAAVMEYLAAEVLELAGNAARDNKKTRIIPRHLQLAIRNDEELNKLLSGVTIAQGGVLPNIQAVLLPKKTEKKA
- the LOC121601561 gene encoding uncharacterized protein LOC121601561 — its product is MARTKQTARKSTGGKAPRKQLATKAARKSAPATGGVKKPHRYRPGTVALREIRRYQKSTELLIRKLPFQRLVREIAQDFKTDLRFQSSAVMALQEASEAYLVGLFEDTNLCAIHAKRVTIMPKDIQLARRIRGERAGGKVKGKAKSRSNRAGLQFPVGRIHRLLRKGNYAERVGAGAPVYLAAVMEYLAAEVLELAGNAARDNKKTRIIPRHLQLAIRNDEELNKLLSGVTIAQGGVLPNIQAVLLPKKTEKKSTALTLQSIHHIHSGDGLALGVFSVSDRITDHILQKHFQHATGFLVDEAGDTFHSSTPSQTADGGLVMMSTGCEMARTKQTARKSTGGKAPRKQLATKAARKSAPATGGVKKPHRYRPGTVALREIRRYQKSTELLIRKLPFQRLVREIAQDFKTDLRFQSSAVMALQEASEAYLVGLFEDTNLCAIHAKRVTIMPKDIQLARRIRGERA
- the LOC121601563 gene encoding histone H2B; its protein translation is MAPKTSGKAAKKSGKAQKNISKSDKKKKRKTRKESYAIYIYKVLKQVHPDTGISSKAMSIMNSFVNDIFERIAAEASRLAHYNKRSTITSREIQTAVRLLLPGELAKHAVSEGTKAVTKYTSSK
- the LOC121601570 gene encoding histone H4, coding for MTGRGKGGKGLGKGGAKRHRKVLRDNIQGITKPAIRRLARRGGVKRISGLIYEETRGVLKVFLENVIRDAVTYTEHAKRKTVTAMDVVYALKRQGRTLYGFGG